DNA sequence from the Chitinophaga flava genome:
GTAATGTATATAATAATCAAACACCTGATGATACTGATTGAATTTATGCCCATAGATAGATTGTAACTCAAATACATTGTAGATAACACTGGGATAGAGCAGGGAAAACATCAGCAACAGGAAAATACCTGATACGATGCCAAATTCCATTTTCCTGAATTGGTCCATAAGCGGGATTATTTACAGCAATATTACTCATTGAATGGCAGCCACGCAGCAAAATGGGATGAAAGGGCCTGATTATGGTATGAATCGCAGATCTTTAGTATTTTCAGGGTCTCAACCTACTGTTTTATGAAAACTTCCAGCAGAAGAAAATTTCTGGGGACAGCTGCCGCTCTGTGCGCTGGCAGCGCTGTAGCGGCCATGCCCGTTGTAGCCGCCAGTAATAAATACCCTATTGTGCATCATGTGTTGTTCTGGCTCAAAAATCCCGGTTCTGTTGAAGACCGTGACAAGCTGGTGGCTGGTATTAAAACCCTGTCCCGTATTAAGTCTGTAGGCGAGCTGCACGTAGGCATAGTAGCCGGCACCGAAAAAAGAGATGTGGTAGATACCAGCTGGGCTGTATCAGAGCTGATATTTTTCCCTAACCTGGCCGCACAGGCTGCCTACCAGGAGGACCCTATCCATCTGGATTTTATAAAAAACTACGGCCCACTCTGGGAAAGAGTGGTGGTATATGACGCACAGGAAGTATAAACGAATTTTATGGCAATAGAATACTGGATGCAGGGACCTGTGGAAGGAATCCCTGCTTTGTTACAACCCGTGGCCCATGCGCTGTTGCAGGCCAGAGACGAGGTACGTACTACAATGACCGGTTTCCCGGAAGTTTTATTATGGGAGAAGCCGGCCGACACAGCCTCACCGGGCTTTCACCTGAAACACCTGCGGGGCGTGATCGACCGCCTGTTTACTTACGCACTGGCGCAACCGCTGTCGGCCACTCAACTGGAAGAACTGGCTGCAGAAAGTAACAACACTGGCGATCTCAGCTCTCTGCTTAATGCATTCAGTCAGCAAATAGACAAGGCACTGGTCCAGCTGTCCCGTACAGATCCCGCCACCCTGACCGATTACAGGGGTGTAGGCCGGAAACAGCTGCCATCCAATGTCATCGGGTTGTTGTTTCATGCAGCAGAGCATACCATGCGGCATACCGGGCAGCTGCTTGTGGCGGCAAAAGTATTGCAGGCTGCCGCACACGTTTAATTTACCTGTAGTAGTGCTGGTGTATTAAAGCAGACTTTATTATTTTAGGCCTCCGGCTGCACTATCCTGTGCCGGCCGAGACCAACATCTAAATCAGACTTGCTTTATGAGACAGCTTTTTTTGTTCCTACTGCTGGCATGTACCCTTCATCAGGGCTTACAGGCACAACAAACACAGAAACCACCACTACATGGTAAAAAATGGATGGCCGTTACCGGCAAGCCGCTGGCTGCCACCGCCGGCGCCATGATTTTCCAGAAAGGTGGTAATGCCGTAGATGCAGCCTGCGCTATGCTGGCCGCCACTTGTACTATGTGGGATGTTTTGAGCTGGGGAGGAGAAACCCAGGCACTCATCTACAATCCCAAAACCGGCAAAGTGATTGCCATCAATGCATTGGGCGTAGCTCCCACCGGCGCCACCCCGCAATTTTTTAAATCAAAAGGTTATGACTTCCCACCCGAGTTCGGCCCGCTGGCCGCAGTTACACCTGGTACTCCGGGCGGCCTTTGTCACATGCTCGCCGAATACGGCACCCTGAGTCTTAAAGAAGTGCTGGCCCCGGCTATCGATATGGCTTCCGGCTATCCGATAGAAGCACAAACCGCCAACATGATTGAGCGGGGTAAAAGTTATATCAAAGAGTGGCCTTACAGCAAAGCTGTCTTCCTTACCCATCCCGGTGAAAAAAGGGAAGCACCCGAAGCAGGAGAACTGTTTGTTCAGAAAGATCTGCTGGCCACACTGACTAAAATGGTGGAAGCTGAACAGGAAGCACTTAAAAAACATAAAAGCCGGAAAGAAGCTATCATGGCTGCTTACGACCGCTTCTACAAAGGAGATATCGCCCGTGAATTTGTACGCGGCTGCCAGGAACAGGGAGGTCTGATTACGATGGAAGACCTGGCCCGCTGGAAGCCTATCGAAGAAGAACCTTTGCATGTCAACTACCGCGGCATTGAAGTATACAAACTGCAGGAATGGACACAAGGCCCTATGCTGCTGCAAAGCCTTAACATCCTGGAAAACTTCGATCTGAAAGCTATGGGATACAACTCCACACAGTATATCCATACACTTTATCAGACGATGAACCTCACCTTCGCCGACCGCGACTTTTATTACGGTGATCCTTATTTTAACAAAAACCGCGCTATCAACGGTCTGCTGAATAAAGACTACGCCAAAGCCCGCGCCAAACAGATCGACATGACCCGTAATGATGCTACCGCAGGCCCCGGCGATCCTTACCCATATATAGGGAAAACTAATCCCTACCTGCATTTTCTGGAAGAACGTAAAGTTTATATGGACACCACCAATGGCCGCAAACCCGGTGGCTTTGTACCTAAACATGATGCTACCACCTTGTCTGTGCCAGCCAATCCGGACAACCTGTATGCAGCACATACAGCAGACAGCGCCTACCAGGACCGCCTCTGGCGTGGTACCACCAGTGTGGAGGCAGCCGATAAAGACGGATGGGTAGTATCTATTACTCCCAGTGGTGGATGGCTGCCAGCCTGTATTGCCGGCAAAACCGGCGTAGGCATGAGCCAGCGCCTGCAAAGCTTTGTACTTGATTCCGCTATTTGTCCGTTTAATGTGATTGCACCCGGCAAAAGGCCCCGTGTAACCCTCACCCCTTCCATGGCCCTGAAAGATGGTAAGCCCTTCCTTTCTTTTGCCGTACAGGGTGGAGACACACAGGACCAGAACCTGCTTCAGTTCTTCCTCAACGTAGCTGATTTTGGTATGACTGTACAACAAGCCACAGAAGCGGCCAATATCAATACCAACCAGTTATGGTTATCGCTCGGTGGCAGCAAAATCAGTGAACGCATGCCCAGGCCCGGCAGCATCCTGTTGAATAATAACACGCCTGAAAAAACGCGTAAACAACTGGAGAGCATGGGTTATCACCTGAGCTTCGGAGAACGCACCAGCGGACCAATCAATGCCATTTACCTGGACAGAGCCCATGGTACACTCTGGGGTGGCAGCAGCAACCACGGCGAAGATTATGGCATAGGATGGTAGTCATTTTATACTATGAAAAGAAACAGCCCGCATCGATTGATGCGGGCTGTTTCTTTTCATAGATGTTATCTCAAAAACGTTGGTCCCTTACCGTGACCATACTTCGTGTATAGGTTCTCCTTTGGAGCTTAACCCGCTGTGGTCCCAGGCATTGCCCTCCACTTTACCTTTGAAGGTCAGAGTGGCACCTACACGGCTGTTATCTCTGGAGAAAAAATCAATCTTCTCTGTGTACACTCCATTTACGAAAGCGTAAGTACCACCACCGGTACCAAAGAACTCACCGGTTTCTGTATTAATGGCCACCCACTGAAAACGTGTACCGCTAAGGATTTTAATCGTTTTACGTACACCTGGTTTGATCTCATTCATTTTACCATCCTGTTCCCTGCCGGAGATCTGCCAGTAGCCTGCCAGTGAGCCCTCTCCGTTGTCTACACGGGACCATTCTGTCTTCAGGCCATCACCCAGGGTGGTGATCAGTTTGCCGTTTTCACTGCTGACAGATACAGCACCTTCCCAACCTACCTGGGAACGTTCATCCGTATTAAATTCTATTTTCACAGATACCTCATCGGGGGCTTTCCAGGTGCCACCCATGGTGGAAAGAAATTTTTTGTCCTGGTAGGAAGTGATGGAAAAATAACCAGGTGTGATAAGCAGAATACTGTTCACATCACCGGAAGACGATTTCCAGGCTCCGAGCAGGTCCTGGGCCTTTCCCATAACTGCAAAGGAGCACAGGAAAGCTAAAAGTAGGCATAAAGTTCTCATACTAGCTGTTTTATAGTGAAAAATGATCGCATGAGGATTGCCTGGCTGGTTTCTACTTTCCCGCCTTATTCCGTGCAGTGATGTCCTGCAACGCATCTTCCTGTAAACCGGTTTGTGCCAGTATTCCTGTAATAAAGGCTGTTTTGCCTTCTATATATTGATCGATATCGTAAGGATACTTAACCGCCAGCTCCTGTTTCAGCGCACCATACTGTTGCGCAGCCTCAGGATGCTGACGCAGGAAGTCCCTCAGCTGGAGATGATTTTTGAGACTGATACAGCCTTCCTGGCACACATACAGATTATGCGTCATCCATACGGTCTCTTTACTATCATCTGGCGTAGTGTCTGCATTCCTGCCAAAGGCATCACGGCCGGGGATACCCAGATCACCTCTCCAGGTATAACCCAGTTTTTCCAGCACTGCCACTACCGGCGGCAGTTGTGAAGGTTCTTTTATCAGCAGATCGATATCAATAATGGGTTTAGCTGCCAGTCCGGGCACCGAGGTGCTGCCCACATGTTCAATGCCAGTGATCAGCCCTTCCAGATGTTGTTGATAGATAGCGGCCAGCTGCCGGAAAGTGCTGGCCCATTCTTCTGTATAAGGTAATACTTTGATCGCGTTCATTTCCATCGTCTGTTCTTTTATGTCCGGCACAAAGGTCCCGATTTTTTCCGTTCAGCACTTCTTACAGTCCGAAGTAAATCACTCTTCGTGTATACATGCCATGTTCAAACAGCCATAACAACTCATAGCTACCAGCCCCATCGCTGTTGGTAGCAGTTATATACAGACGATCATTTTTCCGGTCGTAGTTCACTGTTGTCATCCTTATATTAGGATTATACAGGCCACGGATGGCGGAATCCGGCACAGGAATATTCCTGTTGCCGTATTGTACCTGCAGGCTGCCATACTGCCGGGTAGGCAATCCGCCATCAGAACCGTAATACGGCTGGTGATTAATCTTGTCCACATAACGTACGTTGTCATGAGTCGTATACTGAACGGTGTTATCCTTCAGTACAAAAGGTTTTGCGGTGAGCATCACTCTGATCGAATCTTTCTGGAACACTGCACGGTTATCGGTCTGCTCTTTCACTGTTATCTGCTCAAAGGCATCTATCACTTTTACCCTCGACCGGTGAATAAACCCGCCACTGATCTCTCCTTCGTGATAATAATCGATATTATACCATTCTCCTTCCGGTTCCAGGAGATATACAATATCGCCATCCAACACTTTGCCGATTACGGTTTGTGAGACGCCTGCATTCTTCCGGATATTCGTATATCCGTCCTTGTCTTGTACCAGAGCCATCTGGGCGCATACCTGCTGTGCCCACAGCATCAGAATTAATCCACTGATATATTTCATCTTGTTAGCGTTACTGAGGAGGAAACGGTACCGGTGTTACACCCAGTTCTGACGCCAGCTGATTGATTTTGGCCGGTGTCCCCAGGCTTTTTTGCAGGTCTTCCAATCTCAGGTTATTGTTTCTACTTTTAAAAAGAAATGTTTTAAACGGGTAACTATTGGCTTCGCGGCTGAAAGCCTCTGCTCCGTTTTCCAGCAATGCCTGCGCGAAATTATCAAGTTTGTTTTTTAGTACAGGCAATAATACTTCGAGCTGACGCAGGCTGTTTTCCAGTCTGCCCAGGAATTCCCTTACGGCCGGTTGTTCGATATAGGCGAGCTTTTCCAGCTGTTTTCGTATAGCCGTGCACTCCATATTCGCCCAGTCTTTGGCCGCCAGTACGGGCACCTGCCATTCCTGTTGCTGGGACTTCCAGTAATCACCTCTGCTTTTTACCTGATGTACAATAAATCCCGGCAGCTCTATCGCTGTGAGATAACCTCCATGACAGCAGCCGGTATCAATACCATAGGTATTGTTTCGGATAACCGGTTGATCACCTACCACGTGGTGCCCATAGATCACCGGTTTTTCTCCGGTATAATAATCTGTCCAGTAAGTACCTTCCGGGTATTTTTTCTCCAGATGTCTTTCACCTGCAGTGGAGCCACTGAGCACATCTTCCCGCTGTTCGTTCAGCTGCAGATCATGTTCCAGCGCAGCATGTACGATAATGGCCTCAGGGGTTTCATAGTAATATCCCAGCTGCCCTGCCCAGCTTAGAAAATCAGGATATTCCGCACCCAGCTGAACTTTCACAATTTCCTGAGCATAGTTCAATACGCCATTCACGTGTTTTCGTTCATGGTTGCCCGCCAGCACCAGGGAGCCGGGCCTGTTTCTAAAAAAATGGTATACTTCCTTTGATTTATTGCCGCGATCTATAATATCGCCCAGAGAGATCAACACATCTTCATCGGTGAGGCCCATCTGTTGGATCAACATCATCAGTTCATCAAAGCAACCATGAATATCTCCGATGATAAAATGCCTCATTGTTTTCATACAGGTAAAGGGACTGCTTTGACAGCAAATTACTAAAACTCTTTGTACATCAGTATTCCATTCTGAAACTCTTTTTATTGTTTTGATAGTACTTTTTACGTCTGACTTCGTTTTTTTTTAAAAAAAAGAGAGTGCAATTATGCGGACGAAGAACTTAGAAGACGTTTTCAAAAAATCAGGAATACCAGATTCTACATTTGTTAAACCGCCGAAATATGGCGATATACTCGTTTCATTGCGCACTAAAGGCAGATGCCTTATTGTGGAAGGGCCTTCAGGCATTGGCAAAACCACCTGTGTGCGAAAAGTACTCGAAGAGCTTCGTATAAAAGGGAAATTTTCCATGCTATCTGCACGAAAATCAGAAGACCGGCAAAAAATCGATCAACTAACCCAACAAGCAAATAACGGTATCGTTATCATTGATGACTTTCATATTCTACCGCAGGAATCCAAAGACGCTATTGCCAATTACATGAAAATTCTGGCAGACGAAGAACGGGATAACGACAAATTGATTTTACTGGGAATTAACAAAGCCGGTGATTCTCTGATCAAACTAACACCAGATCTTAATAATCGTATTGACACCATCAAATTGGTGAAAAGCCCGGAGGATAAAGTGAGAGAACTTATCAGTAATGGTGAAACTGCTTTAAAAATAAAAATAGCTGCAAAAGAAGAGATCATCCGGCTATCAAAAGGCAGCTTTCATATAGCTCAGTTATTGTGCAATGAGCTCTGTATTTATGAAGATATCCTGGAAGAACAAACTACTGTCAAGCACCTTCGCGTTGAGGCCAATGTAATTCTGGAGAAGGTTATAGAGGAATTCAAACGGATATATAATTCGTTAGCCCAGTCTTTTGCTTCAGGCTCCCGGCTAAGGAGAGAAGGCAGGGCCCCCTACCTTCATCTGCTTTTCTGGCTGTCCCGTTCTGATGACTGGACCATACAAATAGACGATATTATAAGGCAACACCCTAAACACAAAATTAGTGTCAAACAGGTGGTAGATAAGGAGTTTCTTTCCCGGCTAATTCTCCACAACCCGGATATAAGCAATGTGATTCACTATGATGCCAATGCAAGGATACTTACTATAGAAGATCCCAAGTTCATGTTTTACTTAAAGAATATGTACTGGGAAAAATTCGCCAAAGAATTAGGTTACATTAACGTAGCTCTTGAATATGAATATGATTTCGCCTTGTCTTTTGCCGGTGAAGACCGCAAACTGGCAGAACATATATACGATCACCTCGCCTATAATCAGGTAGCAGTATTTTATGACAAAAACGAACAGCACAGAATCCTGGCAGAAAATGTAGAAGAGTTTCTGCGCCCCATTTATGAGAAAAAGGCCAGGTATGTGGTTCCGCTGCTCAGTACATCCTATCCTCAGAAAATCTGGACAAAATTTGAATCAGATAGTTTCCGGGAACGGTTTGAAGAGGGATCCATCATTCCTGTATGGTTTAGTAACACCACCAAAGCTATGTTTGACGAATCCCTTAAATATGGGGGAATCCGTTTTAATGTAGACGAAGATATAAAACAGGAAGCGATAAATATTGCCGAAAGTCTGCTTCAATGTCTGGAAGAAGATAAACTCACCAAAGGAACCTCAAAGGTTATCAACACAAAATACAATTCAAAAGAACAGAAGAAAACACCCGCACAAAAAAATAAAAAACAGGCATCTGTAACAAAAAAGAAAAAAAATACACCGGAAAAAACAACCCGGAAAACGACTCCCTCTTCCAGGAAACCCACAAAACCGCCCATACAGCAGGGATCATTGTTTTAACATGGTGCTTCTCCCCTGCACAAACAGGCCATATGCAATACCGGATTAAAGGCGTATCAATAGCAATGATCTCTGGAAAAGGTTTAAAAGAAAGAATAGCGGGATTCTGCAGACCATGAAAGCCAGCATGCTTTCTACACCATCTATATGTACTACTATCACTACCGGTCTTATCTGGGGACTGAAAAAGGTTTCGATAGTGAGCAGATAAAAGATAAGATGAATGATATTTTCCTGGGATTAGCGTGGAAAAACGGCTAATAATAACCTACAAATTCAAAACCGGTAGTAACACTCAAAAAAACCGGTAGCGCTTGCGGCACTACCGGCAGGGCGCTGTTTTCTCAAAACTGCCCGTTTGAGCTCATATCTAACAATCCTGTACATGACGATTAAACAGTCACTCAAACTTTACAAAAGTATGAAATTTTCTACGCTTAGGATTCCTTCATATCAGCAATGAAAGAAATTTCGCAAAACCCCTCCCCATTCCCCTACTGATATCTTCGTTCAAAAAAATATCTGACTTTTCTCTTGACTCTTACCTTACGTCATACCCTATATTTGTCCCAATAAGGTATAAATCCAAACGATGAACAACTATTCTGTAAAGAAGCTCTCTCAACTGGCAGGTGTGAGCGTGCGCACCTTGCACCTCTATGACAAGATGGGCTTGCTGAAACCTTCTGTTCGTACCGCGGCCGGGTACAGGCTTTATGGCGAAAAGGAGCTGTTACGTTTACAGCAGATACTCTTTTACAGGGAACTGGATTTCCCGCTGAAAGACATCTGTACCATTCTGGATGATCCTGCATTTGATCTGGTGCAGGCGCTGGAAGGGCATATCAAAGCGCTATCAGCCA
Encoded proteins:
- a CDS encoding Dabb family protein; translated protein: MKTSSRRKFLGTAAALCAGSAVAAMPVVAASNKYPIVHHVLFWLKNPGSVEDRDKLVAGIKTLSRIKSVGELHVGIVAGTEKRDVVDTSWAVSELIFFPNLAAQAAYQEDPIHLDFIKNYGPLWERVVVYDAQEV
- a CDS encoding DinB family protein; the protein is MAIEYWMQGPVEGIPALLQPVAHALLQARDEVRTTMTGFPEVLLWEKPADTASPGFHLKHLRGVIDRLFTYALAQPLSATQLEELAAESNNTGDLSSLLNAFSQQIDKALVQLSRTDPATLTDYRGVGRKQLPSNVIGLLFHAAEHTMRHTGQLLVAAKVLQAAAHV
- a CDS encoding gamma-glutamyltransferase family protein, with the translated sequence MRQLFLFLLLACTLHQGLQAQQTQKPPLHGKKWMAVTGKPLAATAGAMIFQKGGNAVDAACAMLAATCTMWDVLSWGGETQALIYNPKTGKVIAINALGVAPTGATPQFFKSKGYDFPPEFGPLAAVTPGTPGGLCHMLAEYGTLSLKEVLAPAIDMASGYPIEAQTANMIERGKSYIKEWPYSKAVFLTHPGEKREAPEAGELFVQKDLLATLTKMVEAEQEALKKHKSRKEAIMAAYDRFYKGDIAREFVRGCQEQGGLITMEDLARWKPIEEEPLHVNYRGIEVYKLQEWTQGPMLLQSLNILENFDLKAMGYNSTQYIHTLYQTMNLTFADRDFYYGDPYFNKNRAINGLLNKDYAKARAKQIDMTRNDATAGPGDPYPYIGKTNPYLHFLEERKVYMDTTNGRKPGGFVPKHDATTLSVPANPDNLYAAHTADSAYQDRLWRGTTSVEAADKDGWVVSITPSGGWLPACIAGKTGVGMSQRLQSFVLDSAICPFNVIAPGKRPRVTLTPSMALKDGKPFLSFAVQGGDTQDQNLLQFFLNVADFGMTVQQATEAANINTNQLWLSLGGSKISERMPRPGSILLNNNTPEKTRKQLESMGYHLSFGERTSGPINAIYLDRAHGTLWGGSSNHGEDYGIGW
- a CDS encoding membrane or secreted protein yields the protein MRTLCLLLAFLCSFAVMGKAQDLLGAWKSSSGDVNSILLITPGYFSITSYQDKKFLSTMGGTWKAPDEVSVKIEFNTDERSQVGWEGAVSVSSENGKLITTLGDGLKTEWSRVDNGEGSLAGYWQISGREQDGKMNEIKPGVRKTIKILSGTRFQWVAINTETGEFFGTGGGTYAFVNGVYTEKIDFFSRDNSRVGATLTFKGKVEGNAWDHSGLSSKGEPIHEVWSR
- a CDS encoding GrpB family protein; the encoded protein is MPDIKEQTMEMNAIKVLPYTEEWASTFRQLAAIYQQHLEGLITGIEHVGSTSVPGLAAKPIIDIDLLIKEPSQLPPVVAVLEKLGYTWRGDLGIPGRDAFGRNADTTPDDSKETVWMTHNLYVCQEGCISLKNHLQLRDFLRQHPEAAQQYGALKQELAVKYPYDIDQYIEGKTAFITGILAQTGLQEDALQDITARNKAGK
- a CDS encoding SH3 domain-containing protein translates to MKYISGLILMLWAQQVCAQMALVQDKDGYTNIRKNAGVSQTVIGKVLDGDIVYLLEPEGEWYNIDYYHEGEISGGFIHRSRVKVIDAFEQITVKEQTDNRAVFQKDSIRVMLTAKPFVLKDNTVQYTTHDNVRYVDKINHQPYYGSDGGLPTRQYGSLQVQYGNRNIPVPDSAIRGLYNPNIRMTTVNYDRKNDRLYITATNSDGAGSYELLWLFEHGMYTRRVIYFGL
- a CDS encoding metallophosphoesterase → MKTMRHFIIGDIHGCFDELMMLIQQMGLTDEDVLISLGDIIDRGNKSKEVYHFFRNRPGSLVLAGNHERKHVNGVLNYAQEIVKVQLGAEYPDFLSWAGQLGYYYETPEAIIVHAALEHDLQLNEQREDVLSGSTAGERHLEKKYPEGTYWTDYYTGEKPVIYGHHVVGDQPVIRNNTYGIDTGCCHGGYLTAIELPGFIVHQVKSRGDYWKSQQQEWQVPVLAAKDWANMECTAIRKQLEKLAYIEQPAVREFLGRLENSLRQLEVLLPVLKNKLDNFAQALLENGAEAFSREANSYPFKTFLFKSRNNNLRLEDLQKSLGTPAKINQLASELGVTPVPFPPQ
- a CDS encoding TIR domain-containing protein is translated as MRTKNLEDVFKKSGIPDSTFVKPPKYGDILVSLRTKGRCLIVEGPSGIGKTTCVRKVLEELRIKGKFSMLSARKSEDRQKIDQLTQQANNGIVIIDDFHILPQESKDAIANYMKILADEERDNDKLILLGINKAGDSLIKLTPDLNNRIDTIKLVKSPEDKVRELISNGETALKIKIAAKEEIIRLSKGSFHIAQLLCNELCIYEDILEEQTTVKHLRVEANVILEKVIEEFKRIYNSLAQSFASGSRLRREGRAPYLHLLFWLSRSDDWTIQIDDIIRQHPKHKISVKQVVDKEFLSRLILHNPDISNVIHYDANARILTIEDPKFMFYLKNMYWEKFAKELGYINVALEYEYDFALSFAGEDRKLAEHIYDHLAYNQVAVFYDKNEQHRILAENVEEFLRPIYEKKARYVVPLLSTSYPQKIWTKFESDSFRERFEEGSIIPVWFSNTTKAMFDESLKYGGIRFNVDEDIKQEAINIAESLLQCLEEDKLTKGTSKVINTKYNSKEQKKTPAQKNKKQASVTKKKKNTPEKTTRKTTPSSRKPTKPPIQQGSLF